AAGTCTAAGAATTCCACGCAGTCTGTCTTAGAGTAGCGGCAGGCAACTTCTCTGGCTCTCTCCCCAAGAAAATTGAGGGCCTGGATGTTGTATCCCAGCTCAACCAATGTTTTCAGGCACTCTAACTGACCCCAGatagcagcacagtgcagtggagAGTACCCTAGAGAGAAATACCTTGTGTACGTATGTCGTCTTAccgtaaaatacaaataattagacATAAAACCTGAAATATGAAAACATCACTAGAAACTGAATACCACGTTCATGTCATTGGTTTTATGACCTGAAGGCaatgtctctcacacacacacacaagttaaaTAAAGACAGTTGGCTGGTTTGCTGGATAAATATAGTTAACAGCTACACTTAGATTTATGTTGCCATAAATTCAACATTGCTTCGACCAATGACACTGTGACCAGGCAAACTATGGAACTTGAAGAATGTTATTCTGGATGTTTGGCAAATCCTGAAACAAGGACAATGACGGaggaccaacaaaataattataatttatgtatCTTTATGTATTTGTGGATtgcaatagttaaaataaaatgagtCTTCAAAAGTTATTCCTGatctacaaaaaaatgtaatgtttggtaAGTATTACCCTAAATATGTGGCATACTGCCTCACTACATCTACTGAAGAATTTTCACCCATCCCAATAACTTTACCTCTCAGAGTCGTCTCATTCACATCAGACCCATATTTGACCAACTCTCTGACAACATCACTCCTGCCCAACATGCAGGCTGTGAACAGGACTCTTCTGCCCACGGCGTCTGTCTCTTGGACCATCTGGCTGACTTGCTCGTGGTGTGGATCCTCTGGATTCTCAAACCACTTTTGGAGACCTTCAGTGTCTCCTGATAGAGCACAAGCTAAGACTGGGTTTGTATCTTCAGGCTCCATTGTTTTAGTTCAAgatcaaactaaaataaataaattatatatatatatatatatgcatatatactaaagtaatatatatatattctatatgcatataatatat
This region of Polyodon spathula isolate WHYD16114869_AA unplaced genomic scaffold, ASM1765450v1 scaffolds_1049, whole genome shotgun sequence genomic DNA includes:
- the LOC121309232 gene encoding ankyrin repeat domain-containing protein 45-like, which encodes MEPEDTNPVLACALSGDTEGLQKWFENPEDPHHEQVSQMVQETDAVGRRVLFTACMLGRSDVVRELVKYGSDVNETTLRGYSPLHCAAIWGQLECLKTLVELGYNIQALNFLGERAREVACRYSKTDCVEFLDLAEAKQSLQMLISHIRDTIADPEKVQGKLNKEDKHTCLNTCLMKLDWIQEAKDPTIGEFLEQKKQLQDTLNPILSKLTVPAPEPPLKGTKS